gttctaaacctcataaattcaaaagttggTTCCAGCTAGTGTTtgcggttgttggcgttttgcaacaatcactcaagccgttctaaacctcataaattcaaaagttggTTTCAGCTAGCGTTTGTGTTTGCgggagaataattttttttaaacaatataaatacaaaaataataatattcaataaaaaattttaaattgaaattataaaaatactaaaatatatctattatattttaattaatattataaaattttaaaattaaaatattttctataatatttaaaattttaaaactataactttctaatataatttttatatttattataatattaggatttttgatatttttataattatataaaatgtaaatactattaatttattatttagccGCTGCTGCATTTAGTAACTAGTCATAAGTATTTCGCAAACGCACcaaatttctaaccgcataaccagtcgtataaatctcttaaaaccactagaaaccgcaaccacccgcatctgCAAATTTCCGCGGCCGCAACCGCAACCGATGCGTTTCAACTGGTCAGGCCCAAGTTTATTTATATGGTTATGAATTACACAAAAAGATTTTACATTAATGATTAAAGATGGTTAAGGTGACGAATGTTAAAAGGTGTAGCCACAGTTTGGTCCCCATCAAGAAGTGCTTTCGCAACGATGAGATTGGCAGCTTCGGTTGGGTGGTACGCGTCCCAAAACACAAACTTTGACCGCTCCTCACAGGCCGCTTCGCTTGAGTTCTGGTTCGGTCCCTTGAAGCAAGTAAAGGGTGGGAAGTAGCCCCCACAACAAGGCTTGTCCGCGTTCTCTAACCCTTCCAAACCAAAACATTTCAGTAGGAgtcttaataaaacaaaaacatttcgTTACTAGACAACTAAAGTCTTACCAAATTGACGATAGTTCAAAACCAGTTTCAAGAAGAGGTCGTAAGAGTTGGCGTAGACAAATGTAGGGTTGTGATATCCTAACTCATTATTCAGTGTCCTGAGAGAATGTCTAAGCTTCATGTTATAGCCACGGACGATTTGGTTGACTTGGTCAGAGCATTTTCCAGCTGGTATCAAGTTCAAGGCACGAGCAAATGGTATGCAACCGAGTGGTCCCACTCCGACCACCACGAACTTTCTTGCTCCTAATTCATGCAAACGCTGCGAACACACGGGACTTGGCACAGTTAATATGACTTAGATCGTGGCGTTCTGCATTTGGTTTTTCAAGttgacaaaaatatttgtaaaaactagaataagtaaaaatattttaaacttcaCGCAAACAGAAAATTTTGGTCTGACACCATTGAATTCTTTATATAACTTTACTACGAATTAACTAGTAGACGCAAGTGGTAACAGAAGACAATAATTCCATAATAATTGCTTGACACTTCATGCATTATGTATCTACACAAAGTACTATCTTTTACTACCTTAAGGTGTGTGGTTAAATGAAAGACCATGGAGTCTTGTAAGACACCAATGGGAAGCTTGTCTTGAGAGAAGAAAGGTATAGATGGTTGGATGTAATTTAATATATCATTGGACCCAATTGTGATTGTGAACATTGACTTCTTCAACATCTCTTTCGTACCATTTTCACCAATCATTCTTACCATATAGTCTCTACTTTTCTCAAAATAACTCACTTGTTCTCTCAACGGAACCCTCCCTATCTGTCAGAAACCAAAAAGTTTGATGTTCTCAACAGTCACTATATCTATAGTTACATATTATGTCTGTTATTTTCTATGTAAATTGAgtattaaataatagtattgtATTTATTATGGATTATAACTCGACACTTTAAAACGACATTTGAACTACTGTATATGGGGAGCTTACGAACAAAAGACCGGTGTCGTCAAAGATTCCGGCCGAACCAGAAGCATAATTGATCCCACTGTGAATTGTGTTAACCTCAGTGTTTGGTTCAAGATAAGGAGTTGGTGCTGATTTTGCTCCCAAGGCTTcacctgttaaaaaaaaaaatcagtgatTAGCACGTGCACGTGTACGTGTACGTAAGACAATTAGTTGCAGATTTATTACAGCATCTCCAAAAAATAacctataacttcaaatatgaagttttttactctccgaaaataaatttcaaaacttcaaatttgaagtttttaatttgaagttttgactaaaaacttcaaatttgaagtttcatatttttatttacattttagtcCCTACAATCACCCATCacctttatgattcataaatattttcttgtttattgttttaattcttaaaaaaattatatctcataatattttaaatttgtttacagaatttcaattttatacataaaactaaataaaaatttaaaataagatataaaaaattttaaactagatttagacaacaataatatacaaaagaaacttaacaaaattttttttaagaattacaCGAAGACAgaattattacacaaatttaaatattataacaacactaatagtcaggtaagtttgatccggaaccttcaaaaattttaaatattttccaattttttcGTGTAaatgaagatggttgttgttgttgtttttgatgtctttttcgtacaaatatttcttattcatatcgaatatattcacgagtattaatatcatcgcaaagaaattagttttttagcaatattttatgtttctcttttattttcttgttcagatataatgtatttacaagtatcaatatCACCCGATTTTGACAAATTTTAGCTCGTAATCTATAAAGTAAAAATGAGGAGAGtcatttttacttcgaaatacactaatagattatatatgcattacgaaaatcattttatgaaataatatggtattttgtttgaagtttaatattgattaaattattttattaaaaaatttatattttaatagaatattttattaattaatattgttgtaatatgtgctaattatttacaaaagttttataaattcaaattagttatgacaaatataaggatcatattataaaatacaaatagttttgaagttgagtttgaagttttgtttttggagaagaatacctttaaacttcaaatatagagttttggaaacttcaaaatagattttgtttttggagatgttcttAGCATCatctaaattttcaaattttcaaaagcCAACGTTAAGTGATTCAAGAGACAACCACTTCAAAAGCATATTGTAATAAGTTAGTACTCCAT
This Brassica napus cultivar Da-Ae chromosome C6, Da-Ae, whole genome shotgun sequence DNA region includes the following protein-coding sequences:
- the LOC106364393 gene encoding GDSL esterase/lipase At5g41890 yields the protein MEITCSFPHKLFNLTLLLWVSHLQATDQSFTNFIFGDSLVDVGNNNYLFTLSKADSSPYGIDFGPSNGQPTGRFTNGRTISDIVGEALGAKSAPTPYLEPNTEVNTIHSGINYASGSAGIFDDTGLLFIGRVPLREQVSYFEKSRDYMVRMIGENGTKEMLKKSMFTITIGSNDILNYIQPSIPFFSQDKLPIGVLQDSMVFHLTTHLKRLHELGARKFVVVGVGPLGCIPFARALNLIPAGKCSDQVNQIVRGYNMKLRHSLRTLNNELGYHNPTFVYANSYDLFLKLVLNYRQFGLENADKPCCGGYFPPFTCFKGPNQNSSEAACEERSKFVFWDAYHPTEAANLIVAKALLDGDQTVATPFNIRHLNHL